The DNA window ttgggggcgGGGGGGAATAATTGAATTCTACTGCGCTGTAGGTGCATTGAAcctattgtttatttaattcgttgaGCTTTCGATATGAGGCGCTAAGTAGAAACTGCTGAtgtttttttggcaaattagagagagagagagagagagagagagcgggaGTCCCAATCCTCATTCCAATGCCAATGCCAGCCCCGTTGCCCCCCATCGTTCGGGTATAAAATTTAACCTCGAAAACAAACTTTTCTTTCGTCGTCGAAGTTCATTGCCGTACTTTAACCTCGCGAGTGCGTTGCCTGTTTTCCCGTCCCTATCCCTGTCTCCCTCTCTGGCTCTCTCGCtctttgttattattgtttttttttaattttgttgttattgttcgAGTGCCGGCGCATTTACTGCCCCGATgacgttgttgttgttgttttttttaggcAAGAGACTTCCAATATCCTTGGCACGAGGCATATGCCCCGGCTtatcagccagccagccagccagccaagccATTTGCATTCCCCCGATAAGGGCCCTATTTAAATTAGTTTCTTGGCCATTAGGGGCTAaacaaaattccaaaaaaaaaaggttccaTCAGATAGGCTTGACTATTGTTTTCCATTGTTCAGAATTGCTATTATCTAACAGAAATGTAGGATTTTGAGTTTTGAAGCTTTTGGAGCCCACTGTGCCCCCCACAGCCAGCAATCAGCTGACTTTCGCGAGTGTGCACAGCTGTTTTTTGCGCCAACCCGAAACGTGCAGCCGCCGATTAAAGCGCATCATAACAAAACGCGAGAAGCAGCCCCCCAAGGCCAGAAGCAGCCCCCAaagcaaaaaaaggaaagaatcACAAACTcacatgttgctgctgttgctgttgcagatgatgttgttgttgttgtcatgcCCTgatcttttgttgttgttgctgcttttaGTTTCATCCAAAAAGGTCGTGAATTCGAATTATAATACATCTTGGATTGTCTTCTATAGTTGTGGCAAGTACTGGTGGTGCTACTTCTCTGCTGCTTGACTTGTGATGGTAaatcctgctcctgctcggGTTTTCGCTTTGTTGCTCCGCCAGGAGTCGTCAGCATAGTGTCCTTTTCGGCAATACCCACCAGCAGCATGTTGCTGCCTCTCACTACTTGGCTTTAAAATCCAGACACTGCCACTTGTTGCCTCTGGAGGTGGGGGGGGCTGTTATTTCAACTGAGGTTGCTGCTATTGCTTCTTGTTGCTGGTGGGGCAGCCACCAATAGTGTTGCCACCAATATTGTTGCCTCGTCGGTTCTGAGTTCTATTTGCGTCGCGTTTCCTTTGTGTTGCATCAGCAATTCCACTCGCATAGTTTGAAGTTATTTTTCGCCAGACGcgccacaaaaacaaaaacgcgGAAAACACAAAAGAGTCGCCTGCTTTCCACCGATTTCCCCGACTTCCCGGTTGACGTCACGTTTTCCGTTTTGGCGGCCAAACACCTCGGGACTGATCTACGCAGCACCCCAGCCAGTAATAtccaataatatttttattttgattctCCCAAGTGCATCAGATGAGTTGCCACAATTCGCGGAATCCACAGATCACTGATCTCACttttgggtaaaaaaaaaaaaaaatcgttggCTTGCTCTGAACAAGAATGTAACGGTAAAGTTAATGCAGCGCCCCAACTTGTTGGATaattaacaacaacaacccgCTTATGATTGAAGCTCAAAATGGACTGGCAGCAGCAATtgttgcttctgctgctgccgcctctgctgctgctgctggtgctgttgctgctgcctctGCTGCTCTTTCCTCAGCCTCTGCCGGAGCCAGCTGAAGCAGTGGTTCTCTCTTTCTTGATTTCAGAGCGGACTGAACTGCAGGCAtatctatatagtatatagtctATAGCCTTTGTGCATAATTCCAAGAATATATCGCCGCCCGAAGAGTTCAAACCGCGAGCTGCGAGAGCCGGCCACTGCGCAGGAGAGCACCGAGAACGGGCCACAACTAGGGGCACAAGACCCAGGGAATACCCATTACATATTAGGCATAGAATAACCATCGACCAGGAGAGATATTATTGAAGCTATATGCTTCCTAACATGAGATTGACTTTTAATGGAATAAATCTTAAATGGTCTATGTTCCATACCCCCTAGGTGTATCATTACAGGGTATTATATCAGTGCCATATCAGTGCCTTTTGCAGAACAAAGAAAGCCAGCTTTTGCCCGTGACGCATGTCTCGTATTTGTTTGCCATGTTTCTTCTATGTGGGTATATCTGCGATATTGCGCCTAACCCAATTCGAGTGTCATCATCACGAAGCCCGAGCGCGCGTGCCGTCTCTTTCGCCACGGCCAGCCCCCCTCTCTTTCTAGAGCTTTCACCCATGCAGCACACTGGGACCGACTACCCTAAAACCTGGGGACAGGATGCATCAAAGACTCACCCAATAATATAATTCCTGGGACTCTGATTTCAAGACACTATATAGACTTGTTATAGACGTATAGTTTTCACACTTTTGGGTTCGGATTTTCGGATAAACAACCTCACGGTATTCGCGCGAGAAGTCAACTGACGGGGTGGCCCGCATATTCGCCCATTTATAAGGAGTCAGGGACCAAGGACCTGCGCCGCGTCTCGGCCAAAGGACTCGTCtcaaaaatagattaaaaacaCATTGCTCGATAAGCGGTCGCCCAGTAGTTATCAGGTAGTTAGCGTTCGCAGTCTGCAGACCACGGTGTAGTCCTTAGTCCTGCGTCGTAGTCCTCGACAGTTCGACAGGACAAGCAGGCGCGTGTTTGGAGGGTTTATTTGGGTTTTACCTGTACAGGAGTACCCTGTACCTCGGATCTGGCTGGATTTTATGGCCCCgtcagttgcagttgcatctGGTGTTCTGGTGCCACAAGCTTTGGGGCCTGTTCGCAAAAAAAGGATGAAGGATGGCCAGTCACAGGTAGCTATTCTTGCATCCAAATAAAATCCAGGTATTGCCCTGGTTTTCAGCTATTTTCAGAGCTATTCCTCTAGACACAACAGCTCTAATCGGCGGGCGTAGAACCCGGCTAGATCAAGCTTTCCACACTGATTGCGAACTTGGCTGCTTTAATTGATAAGCGTCTTGATTTGCATTGGAAATCAAATCGGATTCAGGGGCTTCTGCCTCTCCCAAGGCCACTGCCAACTGCGCGTCGCCTACTTTTCTCCCAACCAGACCCAGATCTCACATAGCCAGAGGGGTATTATTGGTATTAGACTTATTAGTCTTAGTTTTGTTTACACCCAGGTGTGGCCTGAACCCTACCCTGCCATTCCAGACACCTGACTCACAGCCCATCGGAATTAGAGCGCCGCAAAAAGCGAAATTCAAACTTGATCATTAAATGCGACAAAAAATTACGTATATCTGAGAACGGTGTCAGTGTGTCATGTTTGCGTTTCAAGAGATGCCAACAAAGAACTCCGACTCACTAAGTGGAGTAAGCCactttgtttataatttgctTATGGCTTTTATTCTGGAATCAGGCAGGCAGACAGGCAGACTGCCAGCCATACAGACAAACAGGAGGCCATAAATCCCTCAACGCACACTCACCGGCATGGGGATTTTCGGCGTGGATCGGTAATTCCGGAGCGATTAACCCACTTCCATCCAGGTCGGGCTCTCGATTGCGATCCGTTCCGAAAGGCGTCCGGTTATCGACTAGCAAGCGGCGACCCGCGCTTTAGCCTCGCGGTGGGGTAAACAATGAAAGGCTTCGGATCGGAGTGTGATGTCACAGTCATGGTAGTTGTAGCACTTGCCTTATCATAAAGCGACATCTAGGCGCCGCATTAGTCGGGAAGTAGCGCCACCTGTGGGAGGTTGGTAGCTATATGTCATTTGGTAGCGCCTGGAATAAACAAATCCAGTAGCCCTAAATCCCGATTCGGTCTGACTAGAGAGAGTGGCTAGGAGGAGCATTCCTTAGTGCGACTCGCAGTGGGCCAGTTAAGATCGGGAATGTAGGATTTTAATGGGCTACTAAGCGGCcgcaaaaaaaagacaaaaaaaatgttggagaCCGCAAGAAAAGGACTCCAGGCGCCACTTCTCCACTCCACCGTCTCGTAAAGTGCGAGAAGCAAGTGTTCATAATCCCCATCCGGGTACCACCCCAAGTTCGCCTCCAAATAAAGGAAAGATCAAGTGAACGGAGAGGAAGGACGAGACCCTCCATTAGTACGTCGCGGAGACGGGCCCCAAGCGGAAGAAAACGGCGGGggcttatttttatttagttatttgTGGTGCTACTGCTTAAGAATAGCACCACTGCATTTAATGTCAtgttatgtaaaaaaaataccatcATAATCATAATTAAAGTCACTGCAAcactaaaaaaattatatgtaaATGttcaaagagaaaaaaatccaatttgTTAATACCTGTTGTTGATacctttaaaaagtaattcaCTTTTAATGAGACCGCAATTTAGTGTTTTTTATATCCTAATTTTTAATCGAACTTTGCCGCCCTAGACAACACTCAATGCTAATTATGAAGTATGTTCTTTTTCTTCAATCTTTTGGACATATATTTAAGTGCCATTTATAGTGATATTTAAGGTCTTTTTTTATGTTGTCGGGGTCTATTCTTAGTATgtataattttaatgaattgaaatacatttttttaatgttttaaattCGGTGTTTTAAGCCGCAGCTGGAGAAGAGGCATGTATGTTAGGAGACCCGCAGTGACCCGCAGGAGGCATAGCTGAGTGGTAGGTAGGGTGGGCTAGTGAAGGTCGCCCCTAATCACCTGGGTGGCTCCGAGTAAGATTTAGACTATCTCTGTCTCAATTTAAGTTTTCCGGGATCCGGCAACTTGCACCCCCATTGCCGACGAGCAGAAGCCGGATATCCCAACCTTAACACCAGCCCTCCCCAATATCTGGTTATATATCCAGTTTTCGGACTATATTTTGGCGATTATGATATGATATGATATTGTATGATAACCGGTACTTTTAAGCCCAAAAATACGAACTATAGTTCTAAATCCGTTCTTTTTACTCTTCAAAATCTGTAAACACACaacctaaataaataaaatttttaatttttaaattttgaatttgaatttggaAATCTGGGGAAAGGTGGGGGGGAACACACTTCTTTTTCGGTGTTACCCCACCCCTTTTGCGAGCGCTAGCGATATCTTTTTTTTGAACACTATGCACCCGCTAGTGTTTCCCAAATCAGAGTAGGCTTGAAGTTCGCAGAAACTTGGACATCTCATCTGGACCCAAAAACTCCTAGTCATTGCATTTGCAAACTTCCACGTAAGAGGACATCAAAgcgaaaattattttcatcaattttcAACTTTTCGGTTCAGTTTTTTTTCACTGAGTTTTCAAGTGTTTCTAACTTTGCTACAATTTTCGATATGAATCGCTCAAAGCCAACCAAGAAACAACCTGACGCGAAGGTAAGTTTTAGCCTTATTGTGAAATTAATATGTGAAAGTGAAATATTAACATAAAGCTTCAAAAGAGCTATGCTGCCGCATTGAAGGAGGAGTCCGAGTGCGTCTCTTGGCGCTCACCGCGTCCGTCCTCGGACAAGCCGCAAGATGTAGCGGCCTCCAACGAGTACGTACCGACAAACCCGTCATCTTCGAGTGGGAATGAATACGTACCGCCGTACATACCGGCAACTTCTACGCCTTATGAAGAATATGTTCCGACATCTCCGTCGGCAGATTATTCGACCTGGAAAGAATATATACCATCGACCAATCCGCCGAATTTTCCGGCATGGGGCGGATTTGCTAGTTATTCGGCCCATTCTAGGGTTACCACCCAGATGCAACACGATGACTGGCAGAATGAGCCGTACTTTGCAAGCAACCTGAAGTACTATCCGCACTTGCCGCAGCCGCTCTGGGCCGGCGACTACCAGACCTTCGCTGATATCAAGGCCGCCATTTCGGCGGGCAACCACTCCCAGATCCGTCCGCCGTTGACCCAGTTCTACGCCACGCCGGTCATCAG is part of the Drosophila bipectinata strain 14024-0381.07 chromosome XL, DbipHiC1v2, whole genome shotgun sequence genome and encodes:
- the LOC138926714 gene encoding uncharacterized protein isoform X2, which produces MNRSKPTKKQPDAKSYAAALKEESECVSWRSPRPSSDKPQDVAASNEYVPTNPSSSSGNEYVPPYIPATSTPYEEYVPTSPSADYSTWKEYIPSTNPPNFPAWGGFASYSAHSRVTTQMQHDDWQNEPYFASNLKYYPHLPQPLWAGDYQTFADIKAAISAGNHSQIRPPLTQFYATPVIRAARDLENCGREDWMRMGYGSWRPYELGPGGHSMSHRSNLMNSAGMTLPTIEEGGPVQEGQEWDEEGAVGGEPLPGPGPNSAAVAGACAPEPTKNDSTPMPERISRYRTQTAAAYSMNLTFKVIQTTDSPYPIVRDNGTLIKPLPKAPYRPPVVPKKEDDMELDDDQPSTSAKCKPRSSN
- the LOC138926714 gene encoding uncharacterized protein isoform X1; this translates as MNRSKPTKKQPDAKLQKSYAAALKEESECVSWRSPRPSSDKPQDVAASNEYVPTNPSSSSGNEYVPPYIPATSTPYEEYVPTSPSADYSTWKEYIPSTNPPNFPAWGGFASYSAHSRVTTQMQHDDWQNEPYFASNLKYYPHLPQPLWAGDYQTFADIKAAISAGNHSQIRPPLTQFYATPVIRAARDLENCGREDWMRMGYGSWRPYELGPGGHSMSHRSNLMNSAGMTLPTIEEGGPVQEGQEWDEEGAVGGEPLPGPGPNSAAVAGACAPEPTKNDSTPMPERISRYRTQTAAAYSMNLTFKVIQTTDSPYPIVRDNGTLIKPLPKAPYRPPVVPKKEDDMELDDDQPSTSAKCKPRSSN